From a single Alloactinosynnema sp. L-07 genomic region:
- a CDS encoding EF-hand domain-containing protein, producing MARTGVCAVEFAADGGVITRTEFARLQSALGRPRGEIDAAFDALDRDQDGRVSREEYVAAWESYLLSDNPNSTGARVFAGL from the coding sequence ATGGCACGGACCGGTGTGTGCGCCGTCGAGTTCGCTGCCGACGGCGGCGTGATCACCCGCACCGAGTTCGCCCGCCTGCAGTCGGCGCTGGGCAGACCGAGAGGCGAGATCGACGCCGCCTTCGACGCTCTCGACCGCGACCAAGACGGTCGTGTCTCCCGCGAAGAGTACGTCGCCGCATGGGAGAGCTACCTGCTCAGCGACAACCCGAATTCCACAGGAGCACGGGTGTTCGCCGGCTTGTGA
- a CDS encoding DUF4331 domain-containing protein, protein MAPLIVWRGIRMNERRSRRSLVAAVCVAASVLAGGIAFGPGMGASRASSHWDAPLVVLDPQIDATDLYAFTSPEAPETITVVVNYYPFQAPGAVVPYRFATNTYYDINFDSTGDGEPEVTYRWTFRDTGGSRASVTGVVDSLAGSAIGQRYTLERLRPGSPPQTLLRDGVAAPTHFGQLLMPDYDRLRREAIVKLPGGGQTFAGQAADPFYTNLKATSLIRFGTLTPPVETPVPLNLSAMVLQVPKSEVALRGDAGRNPVVGIWATAARKAVNLSGGPATYRQVSRVGNPTFNEVFVRCPSVVPCTANDRFNATKPADDRATADTYEGVLRPSKAKLIESLTGLKAPAEPRGDLESAWLYGLSDGLNSHRTNQDADAAGMVPAEELRLNMSTPISPRAHRLGYIAGDPQGFPNGRRLDDDISASVLSILMGALTTPGMPGIGPDVMGGKPTKPNTKTFPYLAIPLHF, encoded by the coding sequence ATGGCCCCTTTGATTGTCTGGAGAGGGATACGCATGAACGAGAGACGATCTCGGCGATCACTGGTGGCGGCCGTTTGTGTGGCGGCCTCCGTTCTCGCGGGGGGAATCGCATTCGGACCAGGCATGGGGGCATCCCGGGCCTCAAGCCATTGGGACGCTCCCCTGGTGGTCCTGGATCCGCAGATCGATGCGACGGACCTGTACGCGTTCACCAGCCCGGAAGCGCCTGAGACGATTACTGTCGTCGTCAACTACTACCCGTTCCAGGCGCCTGGAGCGGTGGTGCCTTATCGCTTTGCGACGAACACGTACTACGACATCAATTTCGATAGCACGGGCGACGGGGAGCCGGAAGTCACCTATCGGTGGACATTCCGCGACACGGGCGGGTCGCGAGCGTCGGTCACGGGGGTGGTGGACTCCCTGGCCGGGAGCGCTATCGGGCAGCGCTACACCCTCGAGAGGCTGCGTCCAGGCAGCCCTCCGCAGACGCTCTTGCGGGACGGCGTCGCCGCTCCCACCCATTTCGGCCAACTGCTCATGCCGGACTACGACAGGCTGCGCCGTGAGGCGATCGTGAAGTTGCCCGGTGGCGGGCAGACCTTTGCCGGGCAGGCCGCGGACCCCTTCTACACGAACCTCAAGGCGACCTCGCTGATCAGGTTCGGCACGCTGACCCCGCCGGTCGAGACGCCCGTCCCGCTGAACCTCAGCGCGATGGTGCTCCAGGTGCCCAAATCGGAGGTCGCGCTGCGCGGGGACGCCGGACGCAACCCGGTGGTCGGGATTTGGGCCACCGCGGCGCGCAAGGCCGTGAACCTGTCCGGCGGACCGGCCACGTACCGCCAGGTCTCCCGCGTGGGAAACCCGACGTTCAATGAGGTGTTCGTACGCTGCCCGTCAGTCGTGCCATGCACCGCGAATGACCGTTTCAACGCGACGAAACCAGCCGATGACCGTGCCACCGCCGACACCTACGAGGGCGTGCTGCGTCCCAGCAAAGCGAAGCTGATCGAGTCGCTCACCGGCCTCAAGGCGCCCGCCGAGCCGCGCGGTGATCTCGAGTCCGCCTGGCTGTATGGGCTCAGTGACGGGCTCAACTCCCACCGAACGAACCAGGACGCCGACGCCGCCGGGATGGTGCCTGCCGAAGAGTTGCGCCTCAACATGAGCACGCCGATCTCCCCACGAGCGCACCGCCTCGGGTACATCGCGGGCGACCCGCAGGGCTTCCCCAACGGCCGACGGCTCGACGACGATATCAGCGCGTCGGTCCTGAGCATCCTGATGGGGGCGCTGACCACACCGGGCATGCCCGGCATCGGTCCGGACGTCATGGGCGGCAAGCCGACCAAGCCGAACACCAAGACCTTCCCGTACCTCGCCATTCCGCTGCACTTCTAG
- a CDS encoding tetratricopeptide repeat protein: MSGELAGRHSSTYPQGPSAVIEFARARLKREPDDARVWAELGIAYVEQARITADPTYYTKAEGALRKALDLRPEAPEDQARAQTGMGTLANARHEFGEAERWAEQARRLDPGHWMIYGVLTDARLLLGDRPSAEEALQTMMDLRPGVASYTRAAHYLSVTGNPKRAAEALDLAVSAAAPDELAFCHERMGELLWHTGQPSLALAAYERALAADPRYAAAQAGRGRARAALGQSEEALRDYTASVERAPHPAVLLELGELSLSLGRTQHAEQQFALFEEVQKLFRAGGVSDGLLSGRYESDHGDPATAVRLLSAEWDKAQTAETADALGWAMHRAGQHTQALPYARQASEWDSHRAEYAYHRGEIERALDLTEPAREHLSQALRLNPHFSPLHAPQAKAALNTIG; encoded by the coding sequence GTGAGCGGGGAGCTTGCAGGCAGGCACTCGTCGACTTATCCGCAAGGCCCGTCCGCCGTGATCGAGTTCGCCCGTGCGCGGTTGAAACGCGAGCCGGACGATGCCCGGGTCTGGGCGGAACTCGGCATCGCCTACGTCGAACAGGCGCGGATCACCGCTGACCCCACGTACTACACCAAAGCGGAAGGCGCGCTGCGCAAGGCGCTCGATCTGCGCCCCGAAGCACCTGAGGACCAAGCCCGCGCACAGACGGGTATGGGCACGCTCGCCAACGCCCGGCACGAGTTCGGCGAAGCGGAGCGATGGGCCGAGCAGGCGCGGCGCCTCGACCCCGGCCACTGGATGATCTACGGCGTCCTGACCGATGCCCGGCTCTTGCTCGGCGATCGCCCGTCGGCGGAGGAAGCCCTGCAAACGATGATGGACTTGCGCCCAGGCGTGGCCTCCTACACCCGAGCCGCGCACTACCTCAGCGTCACCGGCAACCCGAAACGTGCCGCGGAGGCACTGGACCTTGCCGTCTCGGCCGCCGCACCCGACGAGCTCGCCTTCTGCCACGAGCGCATGGGCGAGTTGCTCTGGCACACCGGCCAACCGTCCTTGGCACTGGCCGCCTACGAACGGGCGCTGGCCGCGGATCCCCGCTATGCCGCGGCCCAGGCGGGCCGCGGCCGGGCCAGAGCCGCCCTCGGACAGTCCGAGGAGGCTCTGCGCGATTACACCGCCTCGGTGGAACGTGCCCCGCATCCGGCCGTACTCCTCGAACTTGGCGAGCTGTCCCTGTCGCTAGGCCGGACACAGCATGCCGAGCAGCAGTTCGCCCTCTTCGAAGAAGTGCAGAAACTGTTCCGCGCCGGTGGGGTGTCCGACGGCCTGCTGTCCGGGCGCTACGAAAGCGATCACGGCGATCCGGCGACCGCTGTACGCCTCCTGAGCGCTGAGTGGGACAAAGCCCAGACCGCGGAGACCGCCGACGCGCTCGGCTGGGCGATGCACCGGGCAGGGCAGCACACCCAAGCCCTGCCTTACGCCCGGCAGGCGTCCGAATGGGACAGCCACCGGGCTGAATACGCGTACCACCGCGGCGAAATCGAACGGGCACTGGACCTGACCGAACCCGCCCGCGAACACCTCAGCCAGGCACTGCGCCTCAATCCGCACTTCTCCCCGCTGCACGCCCCACAGGCCAAGGCTGCCCTCAACACGATCGGATGA
- a CDS encoding nickel/cobalt transporter encodes MNRTLRRALTLSALTAALSATVFSMSPTAGAHPLGNFTVNHYTGLTVHPHRIDAVAIVDRAEISTAQERPLVDRDDNGVADEAERSAHAHAGCTSLADNLHVDTEASSTRWTISTVSFTYHPGEGGMTTSRLHCALTADVNLRLPADITARTSYDSQRIGWREITARGQGVALTSSTVATTSATDELRHYPQDPLAAPLDQRSATLRVQAGQSSAQTLAPAGPPSTNFIAAILDKISATFTSLVGAREITVPIGLLALLLAIALGASHAAMPGHGKTIIAAYLAGQRGTPRDALTVGATVTLTHTAGVLVLGLVLPIVTTFAGDAILTWLGLASGFLVTVIGLRLLHAALLNRPIHRHHHHRHPHDHHHHRDGTHSHSHSHSHDRHDTAAGLATTHNHAASHTSEAEPASTTRGTLIGMGIAGGLVPSPSALVVLLGAVALGRTAFGVLLIIGYGLGMAATLTLAGLFLIRMRDRIETTTRPAYAALWKRLSRIGPVATSTLVVVVGLGLTLRAFPGGL; translated from the coding sequence ATGAACCGCACCCTCCGCCGAGCCCTGACCTTGAGCGCCCTCACCGCGGCCCTGTCCGCCACGGTGTTCAGCATGTCGCCGACAGCTGGGGCGCATCCGTTGGGCAATTTCACGGTCAACCACTACACCGGCCTGACCGTGCACCCCCATCGCATCGACGCCGTCGCCATCGTCGACCGTGCGGAGATCTCCACCGCCCAAGAGCGCCCGCTCGTCGACCGGGACGACAACGGCGTCGCCGACGAAGCCGAGCGCTCGGCCCACGCCCACGCGGGCTGCACCTCGCTGGCGGACAACCTGCATGTGGACACCGAGGCAAGCAGCACCCGCTGGACCATCTCCACCGTCAGCTTCACCTACCACCCCGGCGAAGGGGGCATGACCACCAGCAGACTGCACTGCGCACTCACCGCCGACGTGAACCTCAGACTCCCCGCCGACATCACCGCGCGCACCTCCTACGACAGTCAACGCATCGGCTGGCGTGAGATCACCGCGCGCGGACAGGGGGTCGCTCTCACCAGTTCCACCGTGGCCACCACATCCGCGACCGACGAACTGCGCCACTATCCGCAGGACCCACTCGCCGCGCCGCTCGACCAGCGATCCGCCACACTGCGCGTGCAAGCAGGCCAAAGCAGCGCACAAACGCTTGCGCCTGCCGGCCCTCCGAGCACAAACTTCATCGCCGCCATCCTCGACAAGATCTCAGCCACGTTCACCAGCCTCGTCGGAGCACGCGAGATCACCGTCCCTATCGGACTCCTCGCCCTGCTGCTCGCTATAGCGCTGGGCGCTTCCCATGCCGCGATGCCAGGGCACGGCAAGACCATCATCGCCGCATACCTCGCCGGACAGCGCGGCACACCCCGCGACGCGCTCACTGTCGGCGCGACCGTCACCCTCACCCATACCGCGGGCGTTCTCGTCCTCGGGCTTGTCCTGCCCATCGTCACTACCTTCGCGGGCGACGCCATCCTGACCTGGCTAGGCCTGGCCAGCGGATTCCTGGTCACGGTCATCGGCCTACGGCTGCTGCACGCCGCCCTGCTCAATCGCCCCATTCATCGTCACCACCACCACCGCCATCCGCATGACCACCATCACCACCGTGACGGCACCCATTCCCACAGCCACAGCCACAGCCATGACCGGCACGACACCGCGGCCGGCCTCGCCACGACGCACAACCACGCGGCTTCGCACACTTCTGAAGCCGAGCCTGCGTCCACGACCCGCGGAACACTGATCGGGATGGGTATCGCCGGTGGTCTCGTGCCCAGCCCATCCGCGTTGGTGGTCCTGCTCGGCGCCGTCGCACTGGGCCGCACCGCCTTCGGCGTACTTTTGATCATCGGCTACGGCCTGGGCATGGCGGCCACCCTCACCCTGGCTGGTCTCTTCCTGATCAGGATGCGCGACCGAATCGAAACGACCACCCGCCCCGCCTACGCGGCACTGTGGAAACGACTCTCGCGGATCGGCCCCGTGGCCACATCGACGCTGGTCGTCGTGGTCGGCCTCGGCCTCACCCTGCGAGCCTTCCCTGGCGGGCTATAG
- a CDS encoding BTAD domain-containing putative transcriptional regulator: MTVEFRVLGPLDVLDSGGSLHLSARKPRTVLLRLLVEAGSPVPADALADALWGDLPPANAAKLVQIYVSQLRKVLGAETIRTVSVGYLLDITPEQLDTHRFAHLLADGRRVAAGNATLAASLFRQALDLWRGGAYADVDGESFATAEIGRLEELRAECFEEKIAAELAAGQGADVPSEVAALINRYPLRETLRAIQIRALLQAGRRADALDAYQEARRVLRDELGLDPGSQLRAAHQLALRTGPDVASTAPPAAIRRLPEPPTPLVGRERELAELQRLLSRPDVRLLTLTGAGGSGKTRLALALARLAGHRYANGIALVELAPLRDAALVPSAIAEALGVQQSAGGDSLIEWLAERELLLVIDNVEHLPEAFPRLAALVARAPRLTVVVTGRRVMHVSGEHVYPVAPLADDAAADLFVQRARAAHAAFAADRGDSDVAAICRRLDGLPLAIELAAARVATLPTKALLERLSSRLTVLTVGPHDLPARQQTLRQTLEWSANLLTPTQRTVLARLSVFPAGCTLECAERFVGADLDTLGALVDDNLLRTVDTGSGARFVMLETIREYADTQLGPDRAAAEQALVSYCVDLVSRVRERGPEQPRWLALLDAEHDNIRVALTLATDADARLAMVGGMWRYWWVRGHLHEGKTHVLAALAGADGSHQADGQLRAKALYGAAGLSWAAGSLGEARRFATAASERARDSGNTFVLMAANTCLGEIAMKERDWTTARRHHEEALTIARANEWTIDIATSELNLAAAIMETGDLETAWRMLTKVLTYHRDNGIAEGIGFASLALGEVAYRMADHPAMAASFADALDAFASIGFEANAAYAMQGLAAATVHTADPAEAAHLLGTAAAIVERTGDPNGAFAPIAAHAESAARAALGERRFREAFDAGRDGRVRTARPRH, encoded by the coding sequence ATGACCGTGGAGTTCCGCGTCCTCGGCCCGCTCGACGTGCTCGACTCGGGCGGGAGCCTTCACCTGTCCGCCCGCAAGCCTCGGACAGTGCTGCTCCGGTTGCTGGTCGAAGCGGGAAGCCCGGTGCCCGCCGACGCGCTCGCCGACGCCCTCTGGGGCGATCTGCCGCCTGCCAACGCCGCGAAGCTGGTGCAGATCTACGTCTCGCAGCTGCGCAAGGTGCTCGGGGCGGAGACGATCCGCACCGTGTCGGTCGGATACCTGCTCGACATCACGCCGGAGCAGCTGGACACGCACCGCTTCGCCCACCTGCTGGCCGACGGACGGCGGGTGGCGGCGGGGAACGCGACTCTGGCCGCGTCCCTGTTCCGGCAGGCGCTGGATCTTTGGCGGGGTGGCGCGTACGCCGATGTCGATGGCGAGTCGTTCGCGACGGCGGAGATCGGGCGGCTGGAGGAGCTGCGCGCGGAGTGCTTCGAGGAGAAAATCGCCGCCGAACTCGCCGCCGGGCAGGGCGCGGATGTGCCCAGCGAGGTGGCCGCGCTGATCAACCGCTATCCATTGCGGGAGACGCTGCGCGCCATCCAGATCCGGGCGCTGCTCCAAGCCGGGCGCCGCGCCGACGCGCTGGACGCCTACCAGGAGGCACGGCGGGTGTTGCGCGACGAGCTCGGCCTCGACCCGGGGTCACAGTTGCGCGCGGCGCACCAGCTCGCGCTGCGGACCGGCCCGGACGTCGCGTCCACCGCTCCGCCTGCGGCGATCCGGCGACTGCCAGAGCCACCGACACCGCTCGTCGGCCGGGAGCGTGAACTCGCCGAACTCCAGCGGCTGCTGTCCCGTCCGGACGTCCGGCTGCTGACGCTCACCGGAGCGGGCGGCAGCGGGAAGACCCGGCTCGCGCTCGCGCTCGCCCGGCTGGCCGGGCACCGCTATGCCAACGGGATCGCCCTCGTCGAACTCGCCCCGCTCAGGGATGCCGCGCTGGTGCCCTCGGCGATCGCGGAGGCGCTGGGCGTGCAGCAGTCGGCGGGCGGCGACTCCCTCATCGAGTGGCTCGCCGAGCGGGAGCTGCTACTCGTGATCGACAACGTGGAACACCTGCCCGAGGCGTTTCCCCGGCTCGCCGCACTGGTGGCGCGCGCTCCACGGCTCACGGTGGTGGTGACCGGCCGTCGGGTCATGCACGTGTCCGGCGAGCACGTGTACCCGGTCGCGCCGCTCGCCGACGACGCGGCGGCCGACCTCTTCGTCCAGCGGGCCCGAGCCGCCCATGCCGCGTTCGCGGCCGATCGCGGCGACTCGGACGTGGCGGCCATCTGCCGAAGGCTGGACGGGCTGCCGCTGGCCATCGAGCTGGCCGCCGCGCGAGTGGCGACCCTGCCGACCAAGGCCTTGTTGGAGCGGCTGAGCAGCAGGCTGACGGTGCTGACCGTGGGCCCACATGATCTCCCCGCGCGGCAGCAGACCTTGCGACAAACGCTGGAGTGGAGTGCGAACCTGCTCACGCCGACACAGCGAACGGTCCTCGCGCGACTGTCGGTCTTCCCGGCCGGGTGCACGCTCGAGTGCGCCGAACGGTTCGTCGGAGCCGATCTCGACACGCTTGGCGCGCTCGTCGACGACAACCTCCTGCGCACGGTCGACACCGGGTCCGGAGCGCGGTTCGTCATGCTCGAAACGATCCGCGAGTACGCCGACACCCAGCTCGGCCCCGACCGGGCCGCCGCGGAACAGGCGCTCGTTTCCTACTGCGTCGACCTGGTGTCACGCGTGCGTGAGCGAGGCCCGGAGCAGCCGCGCTGGCTCGCGCTCTTGGACGCCGAGCACGACAACATCCGGGTGGCACTGACCCTGGCGACCGACGCCGATGCCCGGCTGGCGATGGTCGGCGGAATGTGGCGCTACTGGTGGGTCCGGGGCCACCTGCACGAAGGCAAGACACACGTCCTCGCGGCCCTGGCCGGAGCCGACGGTTCCCACCAGGCCGACGGCCAGCTGCGCGCCAAAGCCTTGTACGGCGCCGCAGGCCTGTCCTGGGCGGCCGGTTCGCTGGGAGAAGCGCGCCGATTCGCCACCGCCGCCTCGGAGCGGGCGCGGGACTCCGGGAACACGTTCGTGCTGATGGCCGCCAACACCTGCCTCGGCGAGATAGCGATGAAGGAACGAGACTGGACAACGGCCCGGCGGCATCATGAGGAGGCGCTGACCATCGCGCGCGCGAACGAGTGGACGATCGACATCGCCACCAGCGAGCTGAACCTGGCCGCGGCGATCATGGAGACCGGCGATCTGGAGACAGCCTGGCGCATGCTCACCAAGGTGCTGACCTACCACCGCGACAACGGCATCGCCGAGGGCATCGGATTCGCGTCCCTCGCCCTGGGGGAGGTCGCGTACCGGATGGCGGACCATCCGGCGATGGCAGCGTCGTTCGCCGACGCCCTCGACGCCTTCGCCTCTATCGGCTTCGAGGCCAACGCGGCGTACGCCATGCAGGGTCTGGCCGCCGCGACCGTGCACACCGCCGATCCGGCCGAGGCAGCCCACCTGCTTGGCACCGCCGCCGCGATCGTCGAGCGAACGGGCGACCCGAACGGTGCCTTCGCACCGATCGCCGCGCACGCCGAGTCGGCCGCCCGTGCCGCACTCGGCGAGCGCCGCTTCCGCGAAGCGTTCGACGCGGGCAGAGACGGGCGCGTCCGCACGGCCCGACCTCGTCACTGA
- a CDS encoding SGNH/GDSL hydrolase family protein, producing MANFRVALAVGVVLTALLVGCSSTPLEIGGPSAKPRGPSAAPNASGSVRYLALGDSVTSGEGVLADQSYPHRLAALWRDSGCDVELSNVAVTGYKSADVVSDELPAAATFKPTLATLMVGGNDVANGVGVEEYRGNVRTILRGLTDAGATVVTISQQFWDRTPVGEGYGTREELTAKRTEFDAVLIAEGRAVGATHVDLRQVFEEQAEKQMWLDDELHPTAAAYDEWAAALVKAVADPCEK from the coding sequence GTGGCAAATTTCCGCGTAGCGCTCGCGGTGGGTGTAGTCCTCACCGCGCTATTGGTCGGTTGCTCATCAACGCCGCTGGAGATCGGCGGCCCGTCGGCGAAACCCAGGGGTCCATCAGCCGCTCCGAACGCCTCGGGTTCCGTGCGCTACCTGGCGCTGGGTGACTCCGTGACGTCCGGCGAGGGTGTGCTCGCCGACCAAAGCTACCCACATCGACTCGCCGCGCTCTGGCGGGACAGCGGGTGCGATGTCGAGCTGAGCAACGTGGCCGTCACCGGCTACAAGAGCGCCGACGTGGTCAGCGATGAACTGCCCGCGGCCGCGACGTTCAAGCCGACGCTGGCCACGCTCATGGTCGGCGGGAACGACGTCGCCAACGGCGTCGGAGTCGAGGAGTACCGCGGCAACGTCCGCACGATCTTGCGCGGGCTGACCGACGCGGGGGCAACCGTCGTGACCATCAGTCAACAGTTCTGGGACCGGACACCGGTCGGTGAGGGCTACGGGACCCGCGAGGAGCTCACGGCGAAGCGGACCGAGTTCGACGCCGTCCTGATAGCGGAGGGGCGAGCCGTGGGTGCGACGCATGTCGACCTCCGGCAGGTCTTCGAGGAACAGGCGGAGAAGCAGATGTGGCTCGATGACGAGTTGCACCCGACCGCCGCGGCGTACGACGAGTGGGCCGCGGCGCTGGTAAAGGCGGTGGCTGACCCATGCGAGAAGTAA
- a CDS encoding DUF3558 domain-containing protein has protein sequence MRTTSTSIVAVAVLAALTACSNGTAGVPSAAQTAVPADVAVETSPPSSTAEPAEQHGNAASNKVCLLATVAEVERLTGYKVWQVDGLNPGYRGDLTCVWRLTPVDYGAPSFSIVWDDSDPSAQAQADYFRTLVKNGERENVEGFGDVATTDGSYINIISGDAAISFNYRVHQVSSQADMDVNLTLLRLVYPRTELK, from the coding sequence ATGCGCACGACAAGTACGTCCATCGTCGCCGTCGCCGTCCTCGCGGCGCTGACCGCATGCTCGAATGGCACGGCAGGCGTACCAAGTGCGGCGCAGACCGCCGTCCCTGCCGACGTGGCTGTCGAGACGTCCCCGCCGTCTAGCACAGCGGAACCTGCGGAGCAGCACGGAAACGCGGCGAGCAACAAGGTCTGCCTGCTCGCGACCGTCGCCGAGGTCGAGCGACTCACGGGTTACAAGGTCTGGCAGGTCGACGGGCTGAACCCCGGCTACCGCGGCGATCTGACCTGCGTTTGGCGCCTCACCCCGGTCGACTATGGCGCACCGAGTTTCTCGATCGTCTGGGACGACAGCGACCCGAGCGCGCAAGCACAGGCGGACTATTTCCGCACGCTCGTCAAGAACGGCGAACGCGAGAACGTCGAGGGCTTCGGCGATGTGGCGACGACCGACGGCTCTTACATCAACATCATCTCCGGCGACGCCGCGATCTCCTTCAACTATCGTGTGCACCAGGTCTCCAGTCAGGCCGACATGGACGTCAACCTCACTCTTCTCCGGCTCGTCTATCCACGCACGGAACTGAAGTGA
- a CDS encoding hemerythrin domain-containing protein translates to MNARSGAGDRLTAFGTQLLEVHIWLREMLEDLEDSIEDYFDGKGLPSKDLRAHCLSFCTALTKHHTGEDKGAFPAIAAEFPELRKVLSDLRSDHNQLDWLLGNLRKLLDALPEQPDPATRAQVREEVVAVSSVMRTHFIYEEKKLISVLNSMDVPQWRESPPAFLQID, encoded by the coding sequence GTGAACGCACGTTCCGGGGCGGGTGACCGCCTCACCGCCTTCGGCACGCAGTTGCTGGAGGTCCACATCTGGCTGCGCGAGATGCTGGAGGACCTTGAGGACAGCATCGAGGACTACTTCGACGGCAAGGGTCTGCCCTCGAAGGACCTGCGTGCCCACTGCCTCTCGTTCTGCACCGCGCTGACCAAGCACCACACCGGTGAGGACAAGGGCGCCTTTCCGGCGATCGCGGCGGAGTTCCCCGAGCTGCGCAAGGTGCTCTCCGACCTTCGCTCGGACCACAACCAGTTGGACTGGCTGCTGGGGAACCTGCGGAAACTGCTGGACGCGCTGCCGGAGCAGCCGGACCCCGCCACCAGGGCCCAGGTCCGCGAGGAGGTGGTGGCGGTGTCGTCGGTCATGCGAACGCACTTCATCTATGAGGAGAAGAAGCTGATCTCCGTGCTCAACTCGATGGATGTGCCGCAGTGGCGGGAGAGTCCGCCTGCCTTCCTGCAGATCGACTGA
- a CDS encoding serine hydrolase, whose translation MGNLQDTNEWLTERLPSLLEKYDVPGAAWAVLQGDRIIDGAAGVLNRATGVTATADSVFQIGSITKLWTSTLVMQLVDEGKIDLDEPVRTYLAEFGIGDEAAAAQITVRQLLNHTAGFEGDIFTDTGVGDDCIEKYVATLHDVPQLFPPGDQFSYNNAGYCVLGRLVEVLRGQSYDRCLREHLITPLGLTHAATDPYEAIQFRAAMGHIEMEPGTGYVPAPIWAMARSNAPAGSMLAMRPRDLVTFARMHFQDGAAADGSQVLAPGTAAMMHAREVDLPELGLMGTSWGLGFERFDTPDGAIIGHDGSTIGQGAFLRMIPEAGLAVALLTNGGDVVSLYREVMGTVLEALTGVAMPALPAPPANPQPIDAERYVGTYSASVFDLTVSQDDDQRIWIEQVPKGAMVEMGAQAARSELVSYRPDMLIPVEADRGMYMPHAFLGDDGTGRALYLHLGRAVRRAGA comes from the coding sequence ATGGGCAACCTCCAAGACACCAACGAGTGGCTTACCGAACGGCTCCCCTCGTTGCTCGAGAAGTACGACGTACCAGGTGCGGCATGGGCCGTGCTCCAGGGCGACCGGATCATCGACGGAGCGGCCGGTGTGCTCAACAGGGCCACCGGGGTCACCGCGACGGCGGACTCGGTGTTCCAGATCGGGTCGATCACCAAGCTCTGGACCAGCACGCTGGTGATGCAGCTGGTGGACGAGGGCAAGATCGACCTCGACGAGCCGGTCCGGACCTACCTGGCCGAGTTCGGCATCGGGGACGAGGCCGCGGCCGCGCAGATCACCGTGCGCCAGTTGCTCAACCACACCGCGGGCTTCGAGGGTGACATCTTCACCGACACCGGGGTGGGTGACGACTGCATCGAGAAGTACGTGGCGACCCTGCACGATGTGCCGCAGCTGTTCCCGCCCGGCGACCAGTTCTCGTACAACAACGCGGGCTACTGCGTTCTCGGCAGGCTCGTCGAGGTGCTTCGCGGGCAGTCGTACGACAGGTGTCTGCGTGAGCACCTGATCACGCCGTTGGGGCTCACCCACGCGGCGACGGACCCCTACGAAGCGATCCAGTTCCGTGCCGCGATGGGGCACATCGAGATGGAGCCGGGGACCGGCTACGTGCCTGCTCCGATCTGGGCCATGGCGCGGTCCAACGCCCCGGCGGGCTCGATGCTCGCGATGCGGCCGCGGGACCTGGTCACCTTCGCGCGGATGCACTTCCAGGACGGCGCGGCGGCCGACGGCAGCCAGGTGCTTGCTCCCGGGACCGCCGCCATGATGCACGCCCGCGAGGTCGACCTGCCCGAACTCGGGCTCATGGGAACGTCGTGGGGACTCGGCTTCGAACGGTTCGACACCCCGGACGGGGCGATCATCGGCCACGATGGCAGCACCATCGGGCAGGGCGCATTTCTGCGGATGATTCCCGAGGCCGGGTTGGCCGTCGCGCTGCTGACCAATGGCGGCGACGTGGTTTCGCTGTACCGCGAGGTCATGGGCACGGTGCTCGAAGCGCTCACCGGCGTTGCCATGCCCGCCCTGCCCGCACCGCCCGCGAACCCCCAGCCGATCGATGCCGAGCGGTACGTCGGCACCTACTCGGCCAGCGTCTTCGACCTCACCGTCAGCCAGGACGACGACCAGCGGATCTGGATCGAGCAGGTCCCCAAGGGCGCCATGGTGGAGATGGGCGCGCAGGCCGCGCGGTCCGAGCTCGTCTCCTACCGGCCGGACATGCTGATCCCGGTCGAGGCCGATCGGGGCATGTACATGCCGCACGCGTTCCTGGGCGATGACGGCACCGGGCGCGCTCTCTACTTGCACCTTGGGCGCGCCGTGCGCCGCGCAGGCGCCTGA